The following are encoded in a window of Drosophila simulans strain w501 chromosome 3L, Prin_Dsim_3.1, whole genome shotgun sequence genomic DNA:
- the LOC6738073 gene encoding probable helicase with zinc finger domain isoform X2, translating to MAAEKEMQAHDMVRRRSWARAVALYDQLIAPNPGQGSGGQSAGSRAQKDQQIACLLGRCECLLELGKFEGCLADAYKVLTLLSEQTECLASVSRARRWLVHALFKMHKYGDAEIFLSKWINELSGQQIYSDISKTLERYKSIIQMIMNGQHKAQALKIPHARLEDEMAILDTKLDHWATNNLPLDKYSKLLSNKGLKKREQQQQQQQQQQQQQQNGNGIGSYASSSSSSSTGSSSTMSSSSTSLHKTNDLLAAMKLTAGKHQPGSGDGSGSDQGDQAAPSTTCSYCTITFQTRNELRQHCQTEAHQKVIMSDEGRDWKWRPPPRGYTLDTYSLCETFSEAHICHYGAQCVEAHGQDELNEWKERFEYRRMRMQKACEKELYGKSYTEQVLDRWIQATAPERVMCERVPDMEARCEQQLVTSISSKTSKREWLFQLETKKPLKAVALLQDAHRNHFALKSIKMCKPTESSMELKSDQEWLAGSSSQTETSNEDSATLIHEITVEFHTEIYGTFRQAICFDVGQEPLLVRHLCVDVLPVNDAEKIEEIKRDIINSSATRWDVANTQLTRFETTIGTHLKTEAYLSDLEHERELLERYPCPRAATFTLTQSTIVEKRLTQNNYRSRIHELLSVEEIARYEQIARYNVRTRLTVASNYILTPAGMATSTAKYSLAGELFALMRLGKDISEDTSPGRLILSNCSSVYISKPEDPDSKADPTKRAVYEALIEDKGKNVIYLKLSAKCVEAMALQADTELEVDIQFQLNRMPYCEWHNAVDKITDFRLIFPATELEPSIPWTPKKQWADSCEPKLNAKQREAVNAITTALSIKLPPILLIGPFGTGKTYTLAQAIKQLLTQPEAKILICTHSNSAADLYIKEYLHPWIEEGLKEATPLRVYYHKRWSATVNGVVQKYCITDGVGNFLRPTVEDIMRHRIVVVTLSISMELATLGLPKGLFTHIFLDEAAQAMECEAIMPLALANDSTRIVLAGDHMQMSPELFSAFAKERKLHISLLERLYDHYPSNFPCKILLCENYRAHEAIIRFTSELFYEQKLVASGKQPRHDRFYPLTFFTTRGEDVQDKNSTAFYNNAEVYEVVERVSELRKRWPSAWGKLNDTSIGIMTPYSDQVFRIRSELRKRRMGGISVERVLNVQGKQFRAVFLSTVRTRRTCMPQGSAPGSASTTSIGDADADYGFLSNSKLLNTAITRAQSLVAVVGDPVALCSIGRCRKVWERFIEICDEHKSLFGLTWSNLRSQLDGVELKRGYVLNPLAPEFVPRALQPEAYLREQAALYLNGPQHGHGGHGPPGPPAHFANAAGMLGPGPAAAAHQMNQMAAAMAANQQQLTAHMYSTHMAMMAAAAAVGGKSGNGPGPGTGGGPGPGPGPPPHYGGGGGGGHMGMRGPPPPAPHLRGMPPGGPPPTQQPGGAGGGGGPPPPYGQYPAMQHWRPPQQGQNQGPGQQPPQNPNASLWGPPPQTNPWSVLPPSKQPQQPQPPPVSAPGRGPGPLPPPLNANPSLPLRGGSVPPPPPNASAAAQLLRNPSELGFLAKKSLYNHGQALPHHQHYGPGPGPPPPPSQQQPQAPPMGMQRGSSVPNGPMSPMENGPPPPPYLRHNGSGYNPGAPPPPPQQQPQPPPNPFMYAGKQPSPSSMRFGPMTHELLPPNDGANKFAEMLRQVMATMQQQQQQHKPPQPPMVNNPMLNNPHVQRPQYPMMYPQGQQQQQQQPPQQSVDASPPLENFNQQIDLVFNSIMNGANDVAQPILRDVLGMVAGTGNAPGPPLSNGLNGVDLQQQQQQQQQQQQQSRLFAMMQQQQQQQQQQQAKPPPGPGPLYPNHLGGPGLHQAPPNGGGNLSGVGNTNFMGNAGNALLNDKPYNNVGMHNNVGLNSAGVGGVGMGIGGAGVAGHNSNNNNGMLTNGNNSVPLYRRQALTGNGIGGGNGGYNNMHGMDAGANLIEALFQANNSVVDHSVKSSDHMHGLLYNNFNGMKGGGHELDLFQAMAPSVPHSEAANHHQQSSGSSATTYAAVLSQGPQAVVGGGVGAGPSPGQSQAQAGVAGSGTGGKVAPAVGGNDLLEKDPFAAIRELGQATTGFYNYFQ from the exons ATGGCCGCCGAGAAGGAGATGCAGGCCCACGACATGGTCCGACGGCGGAGTTGGGCCCGTGCTGTGGCGCTCTACGACCAGCTGATTGCGCCCAATCCCGGCCAGGGAAGCGGTGGCCAGAGTGCGGGATCGAGGGCCCAGAAGGACCAGCAGATCGCCTGCCTACTGGGCCGATGCGAGTGCCTCCTAGAGCTGGGAAAGTTCGAGGGCTGCCTGGCGGACGCATACAAGGTGCTCACGCTGCTCTCCGAGCAAACAGAGTGCCTGGCCAGCGTGTCCAGGGCACGCCGATGGCTCGTCCACGCCCTTTTCAAGATGCACAAGTACGGG GATGCCGAGATCTTCCTGAGCAAGTGGATCAACGAGCTGAGCGGCCAGCAGATATACTCGGACATATCGAAAACCCTCGAGCGTTACAAGTCCATCATTCAAATGATCATGAACGGGCAGCACAAGGCGCAGGCCCTGAAGATCCCACACGCCCGTCTCGAGGACGAGATGGCTATATTGGACACCAAACTGGATCACTGGGCTACCAACAACCTGCCGCTGGACAAGTACAGCAAGCTGCTCAGCAACAAGGGCTTGAAGaagcgggagcagcagcagcagcagcaacagcagcaacaacaacagcagcagaatgGCAATGGAATCGGCAGTTAtgcgagcagcagcagtagctcctccactggcagcagcagcaccatgtCCAGCTCCAGCACAAGTCTTCACAAGACCAACGATCTGCTGGCGGCCATGAAGCTGACGGCAGGAAAGCACCAGCCGGGTTCCGGCGACGGATCTGGTTCGGATCAGGGCGATCAGGCGGCTCCATCGACCACCTGCAGCTACTGCACCATCACCTTTCAGACGAGGAACGAACTGCGACAGCACTGCCAGACCGAGGCGCATCAGAAGGTGATCATGAGCGATGAGG GTCGCGACTGGAAGTGGCGTCCGCCGCCCCGTGGCTATACACTGGACACCTATTCCCTGTGCGAGACATTCAGCGAGGCGCACATCTGTCATTATGGAGCCCAGTGCGTGGAGGCCCATGGACAGGATGAGTTGAACGAGTGGAAGGAGCGCTTCGAGTACCGGCGAATGCGGATGCAGAAGGCCTGTGAGAAGGAGCTCTACGGCAAGTCGTACACGGAGCAAGTGCTGGATCGTTGGATCCAGGCGACAGCACCGGAGCGGGTGATGTGCGAGCGAGTGCCGGACATGGAGGCACGCTGTGAGCAGCAGCTGGTGACCAGCATTAGCTCAAAGACCTCCAAGCGGGAGTGGCTCTTCCAGTTAGAGACGAAGAAGCCGCTAAAAGCGGTAGCCCTCTTGCAGGATGCCCATCGAAATCACTTTGCCCTGAAGTCCATCAAAATGTGCAAGCCAACGGAGTCCAGCATGGAACTCAAATCGGACCAAGAGTGGCTGGCAGGCAGTTCATCGCAAACGGAGACTTCCAACGAGGACTCTGCTACTTTGATTCACGAAATCACAGTTGAGTTTCACACGGAGATCTACGGCACCTTTCGGCAAGCCATCTGCTTCGATGTGGGTCAGGAGCCTTTGCTTGTGAGGCATCTGTGCGTGGATGTGTTGCCGGTGAATGATGCGGAGAAAATCGAGGAGATCAAGCGGGACATCATAAACAGTTCTGCCACCCGATGGGATGTCGCCAATACGCAGCTCACACGTTTCGAAACGACGATTGGCACTCATCTGAAAACGGAGGCGTATCTCAGCGATTTGGAGCACGAAAGGGAGCTATTGGAAAGATATCCCTGTCCCAGGGCAGCCACTTTCACTCTGACACAATCGACCATTGTGGAGAAGCGGTTGACGCAGAATAACTACCGCTCCCGCATCCACGAGTTGTTATCAGTGGAGGAGATTGCCCGCTATGAGCAGATAGCGAGGTATAATGTAAGGACTCGCCTCACAGTGGCTTCGAATTACATTCTCACCCCCGCGGGAATGGCCACCAGCACGGCCAAGTATTCCCTGGCAGGTGAACTGTTTGCTCTCATGCGTTTGGGCAAGGACATCTCGGAGGATACGTCTCCTGGCAGATTAATTCTCTCAAACTGCAGCAGTGTGTATATCTCAAAACCTGAGGATCCGGACTCGAAAGCAGACCCAACTAAACGTGCAGTTTACGAGGCGTTGATCGAGGACAAGGGCAAGAATGTGATTTACTTGAAACTATCCGCAAAATGTGTGGAGGCAATGGCTCTGCAGGCGGATACCGAACTGGAGGTGGACATACAATTCCAGCTGAATCGAATGCCATACTGCGAGTGGCACAATGCGGTGGATAAGATCACAGATTTCCGGTTAATCTTTCCGGCTACGGAACTGGAACCGAGTATACCGTGGACACCGAAGAAGCAGTGGGCCGATTCCTGTGAACCGAAGTTGAATGCCAAACAAAGGGAGGCCGTGAATGCCATCACCACGGCTCTGAGCATTAAGTTGCCGCCAATCCTGTTGATAGGACCCTTTGGCACTGGAAAAACCTACACGCTGGCCCAAGCTATCAAACAACTGCTGACGCAGCCGGAGGCCAAAATCCTGATCTGCACACACTCCAATTCAGCCGCTGACTTGTACATCAAGGAATACCTGCATCCGTGGATCGAGGAGGGCTTGAAGGAGGCCACACCACTCCGAGTTTACTACCATAAGAGATGGTCAGCCACGGTAAACGGTGTGGTGCAAAAATACTGCATCACCGATGGAGTTGGCAACTTCTTAAGGCCCACTGTGGAGGATATAATGCGTCATAGGATTGTAGTTGTTACGCTGAGTATCAGCATGGAGTTGGCCACTTTGGGCCTGCCCAAGGGACTGTTCACTCACATCTTTCTGGACGAAGCTGCTCAGGCAATGGAATGCGAGGCCATTATGCCGCTGGCTTTGGCCAATGATTCTACAAGGATCGTTTTGGCTGGAGATCACATGCAAATGAGTCCGGAACTGTTCTCAGCCTTTGCCAAGGAACGCAAGCTGCACATTTCGCTGTTGGAGCGGCTGTACGATCACTATCCCTCCAACTTCCCCTGCAAGATCCTGCTGTGCGAGAACTACCGTGCACACGAGGCCATCATCCGTTTCACTTCGGAGCTTTTCTACGAACAAAAGCTGGTGGCCTCCGGAAAACAGCCACGGCACGATCGCTTTTATCCCTTGACCTTCTTCACTACTCGGGGAGAGGATGTTCAGGATAAAAACTCAACTGCTTTCTATAATAATGCTGAAGTTTATGAGGTGGTGGAAAGGGTTTCCGAGCTGCGGAAACGTTGGCCCAGTGCTTGGGGCAAGCTGAACGATACCAGCATTGGCATCATGACTCCCTACTCGGATCAGGTGTTTCGCATTCGTTCCGAGCTAAGAAAACGTCGCATGGGTGGAATATCCGTGGAACGAGTGCTCAATGTCCAGGGTAAACAGTTTCGGGCGGTATTCCTCTCCACAGTTCGAACCCGACGGACCTGCATGCCCCAAGGAAGTGCCCCTGGTTCCGCTTCTACAACCAGCATTGGCGATGCCGACGCAGACTATGGATTCTTGAGCAATTCCAAGCTGCTGAACACGGCTATTACCCGTGCCCAGTCTTTGGTTGCAGTGGTTGGTGATCCGGTGGCACTTTGCTCCATTGGTCGCTGCCGCAAAGTGTGGGAGCGCTTCATTGAAATCTGCGACGAACATAAAAGTCTTTTTGGCTTAACTTGGTCGAACCTGCGCTCCCAACTGGATGGCGTGGAGCTGAAGCGTGGCTATGTGCTAAATCCTCTGGCTCCCGAGTTTGTCCCGCGTGCCCTCCAACCGGAGGCGTACCTGCGGGAGCAGGCTGCTCTCTATCTAAATGGACCGCAACACGGACACGGTGGCCATGGACCGCCGGGTCCTCCGGCTCATTTTGCCAACGCAGCTGGAATGCTGGGTCCCGGACCCGCGGCCGCTGCTCACCAGATGAATCAAATGGCTGCTGCCATGGCTGCCAATCAGCAACAGCTGACAGCCCACATGTACTCCACCCACATGGCCATGAtggccgctgcagctgccgtAGGAGGGAAGTCTGGAAATGGCCCTGGACCAGGAACCGGCGGAGGTCCCGGTCCTGGTCCAGGCCCACCTCCACACTACGGCGGCGGGGGCGGTGGCGGACACATGGGAATGAGAGGACCACCGCCACCGGCGCCGCATTTGCGTGGAATGCCACCCGGTGGACCGCCACCCACACAGCAGCCAGGCGGGGCTGGTGGCGGCGGGGGTCCACCGCCACCATACGGACAATATCCAGCCATGCAGCACTGGCGACCACCGCAGCAGGGACAGAATCAAGGCCCAGGACAGCAGCCACCACAAAATCCGAATGCCAGTCTCTGGGGTCCGCCGCCGCAAACGAATCCGTGGAGTGTGTTGCCGCCCAGTAAGCAGCCACAGCAACCTCAGCCACCGCCAGTTAGCGCGCCCGGACGTGGACCGGGTCCTTTGCCACCGCCACTCAATGCAAACCCGTCTCTTCCACTGAGAGGTGGTAGTgtgccgccaccgccgccgaaTGCCTCGGCGGCTGCTCAGCTGCTAAGGAATCCCAGCGAACTGGGCTTCTTGGCCAAGAAGTCGCTGTACAACCATGGCCAGGCACTGCCGCACCATCAGCATTATGGACCCGGACCAggaccaccgccgcctccatcgcagcaacagccgcaggCACCGCCGATGGGTATGCAGAGGGGCAGCAGTGTGCCAAACGGACCCATGTCGCCCATGGAGAACGGACCGCCGCCACCTCCCTATCTGAGGCACAATGGTAGTGGCTACAATCCGGGagcaccgccaccgccgccacagcagcaaccacagcCACCACCCAATCCGTTTATGTACGCCGGCAAGCAACCGTCTCCGAGCTCTATGAGATTTGGACCAATGACGCACGAGCTACTCCCACCCAAT GATGGTGCCAACAAGTTTGCGGAAATGCTGCGCCAGGTGATGGCCacaatgcaacagcagcagcagcaacacaagcCACCGCAGCCACCAATGGTTAACAATCCGATGCTCAACAATCCGCATGTGCAGCGACCACAGTATCCCATGATGTATCCACAGggtcaacagcagcagcagcagcagcctccACAGCAATCTGTAGATGCTTCACCGCCGCTGGAGAACTTCAACCAGCAGATCGATCTTGTCTTCAATTCGATTATGAATGGAGCCAATGATGTAGCGCAGCCGATACTGCGCGATGTCCTGGGCATGGTAGCTGGCACGGGCAATGCTCCTGGTCCTCCGCTTAGCAACGGTTTGAACGGAGTCGatctccagcagcagcagcagcagcaacaacagcagcagcagcaaagccGCCTATTCGCAatgatgcagcagcaacaacaacagcagcagcaacaacaggccAAACCACCGCCAGGACCTGGACCACTCTATCCCAATCATCTGGGCGGACCTGGTCTTCACCAGGCGCCGCCCAATGGCGGAGGTAATCTGAGCGGCGTCGGAAACACCAACTTTATGGGCAATG CCGGAAATGCTCTGCTCAATGACAAGCCCTACAACAACGTGGGCATGCACAACAACGTCGGCTTGAACAGCGCCGGAGTTGGCGGTGTCGGGATGGGAATCGGTGGCGCAGGAGTTGCCGGTCACAATAGTAATAACAACAATGGAATGCTGACCAATGGCAACAACTCGGTGCCCTTGTATCGCCGCCAGGCACTCACCGGAAACGGGATTGGAGGCGGAAATGGTGGCTACAACAACATGCATGGAATGGACGCTGGCGCCAACTTGATAGAGGCACTCTTCCAGGCCAACAACTCGGTGGTGGATCACTCGGTGAAGTCATCGGACCATATGCACGGCCTGCTGTACAACAATTTCAATGGTATGAAGGGCGGCGGCCACGAACTGGACCTGTTCCAGGCGATGGCGCCCAGTGTGCCGCACTCGGAGGCGGCTA